The Castanea sativa cultivar Marrone di Chiusa Pesio chromosome 11, ASM4071231v1 genome contains a region encoding:
- the LOC142617324 gene encoding putative mannitol dehydrogenase, which yields MAKSPEIEHPSKAFGWAARDTSGLLSPFNFSRRATGEKDVTFKVLFCGICHSDLHMVKNEWGSSIYPLIPGHEFVGVVTEVGSKVQKFKVGDKVGVGCMVGACHSCDNCDNNLENYCPKMILTYGAKYYDGTITYGGYSNTMVSDEHFVVRIPDNLPLDASAPLLCAGITKQGPLRFYGLDRPGMHVGVVGLGGLGHVAVKFAKAMRVKVTVISTSPNKKKEALEHLGADSFLVSKDQDQMQAAQGTMDGIIDTVSAQHPLLPLIGLLKTQGKLVMVGAPEKPLELPVFPLLMGRKLLGGSCFGGMKETQEMIDFAAKHNITADIEVIPIDYVNTAMERLLKAYVVYRFVIDIGNTLKSSN from the exons atGGCGAAATCACCAGAGATTGAGCACCCCAGCAAGGCCTTTGGATGGGCAGCCAGGGATACTTCTGGCCTCCTCTCTCCCTTCAATTTCTCAAGaag GGCAACGGGAGAGAAGGACGTAACATTCAAAGTTCTTTTTTGTGGGATATGCCACTCAGATCTTCACATGGTCAAGAACGAATGGGGCTCGTCTATCTACCCACTTATCCCTGG GCATGAGTTTGTAGGTGTAGTGACGGAGGTGGGGAGCAAGGTACAAAAGTTCAAAGTTGGAGACAAGGTTGGCGTTGGCTGTATGGTTGGTGCATGTCATTCTTGTGATAACTGTGACAACAACCTTGAAAATTACTGCCCCAAAATGATTCTCACCTATGGTGCTAAGTACTATGATGGAACCATCACATATGGAGGCTACTCTAACACCATGGTTTCAGATGAGCACTTTGTGGTCCGTATTCCAGACAACCTTCCACTTGATGCCAGTGCCCCTCTCCTTTGTGCTGGGATCACAAAGCAGGGTCCCTTGAGATTTTATGGACTTGACAGACCTGGTATGCATGTGGGTGTGGTTGGCCTTGGTGGTCTAGGCCATGTTGCAGTGAAGTTTGCTAAAGCTATGAGAGTTAAGGTGACAGTGATTAGTACATCACCCAACAAGAAGAAGGAAGCTTTGGAACATCTTGGTGCTGACTCCTTTTTGGTTAGCAAAGACCAAGACCAGATGCAG GCTGCCCAGGGCACAATGGATGGTATCATTGATACAGTCTCTGCTCAACACCCTCTCTTGCCTCTAATTGGTCTATTGAAGACACAAGGAAAACTCGTTATGGTTGGTGCACCAGAGAAGCCACTTGAGTTACCAGTCTTTCCATTACTAATGG GAAGGAAATTATTGGGTGGTAGTTGCTTTGGAGGCATGAAGGAAACACAAGAAATGATTGATTTTGCAGCCAAACACAACATAACAGCTGACATTGAGGTTATTCCAATTGATTATGTGAACACTGCAATGGAACGACTTCTAAAAGCGTATGTCGTATACCGATTTGTCATTGATATTGGGAACACATTGAAGTCGAGCAATTga